Proteins encoded in a region of the Pseudomonas syringae KCTC 12500 genome:
- a CDS encoding TetR/AcrR family transcriptional regulator: protein MTEPMRLTDQKRESIVQAAIAEFGDRGFEITSMDRIAARAEVSKRTVYNHFPSKEELFAEMLQRLWSCAPPQAEVVFHPQIGLREQLRELLWGKMRNLTNSHFLDLARVVVGATIHSPERAQVWMARINEREETFSAWIRAAQKDGRLKPVDPAFAATQMHALLKSFAFWPQVTFSAALLTPEEQHTVVESTLNMFLGWYEIAR from the coding sequence ATGACCGAACCCATGCGCCTCACCGATCAGAAACGCGAATCCATCGTCCAGGCGGCTATCGCCGAATTCGGCGATCGTGGCTTCGAGATCACCAGCATGGACCGGATCGCCGCGCGGGCCGAGGTTTCCAAACGTACGGTCTATAACCACTTCCCCAGCAAGGAAGAACTGTTCGCCGAGATGCTGCAGCGCCTCTGGAGCTGCGCCCCGCCGCAGGCCGAAGTGGTTTTTCATCCGCAGATCGGCTTGCGCGAGCAGTTGCGGGAATTGCTCTGGGGCAAGATGCGCAACCTGACCAACAGTCACTTCCTCGACCTGGCCCGCGTGGTGGTTGGCGCGACCATTCACTCGCCCGAGCGGGCGCAGGTGTGGATGGCGCGGATCAATGAACGAGAAGAAACCTTCAGTGCCTGGATTCGCGCCGCGCAGAAGGACGGCCGTCTGAAACCAGTCGACCCGGCCTTTGCCGCGACGCAAATGCATGCGCTGCTGAAGTCGTTCGCGTTCTGGCCGCAGGTGACCTTCAGTGCGGCATTGCTTACCCCCGAGGAGCAGCACACGGTGGTCGAATCGACCCTGAACATGTTTCTCGGCTGGTACGAAATAGCCCGCTGA
- a CDS encoding type 1 glutamine amidotransferase domain-containing protein yields the protein MKILMVLTSHDQLGDTGKKTGFWLEEFVAPYYAFKEAGADITLVSPKGGQPPLDPKSDEPDAQTEDTKRFSKDADAQKALANTGLLSGVNAADFDAVLYPGGHGPLWDLAEDKHSIALIEAFAKADKPHGMVCHAPGVLRHVKAPDGQPLVKGRRVTGFTNSEEEAVGLTKVVPFLVEDTLKQLGGDYSKGDDWGVYVLTDGKLVTGQNPASSAQAAKDLITLLS from the coding sequence ATGAAAATCCTGATGGTTTTGACATCCCATGACCAACTGGGCGACACCGGCAAGAAAACCGGTTTCTGGCTCGAAGAGTTCGTTGCGCCGTATTACGCGTTCAAAGAGGCCGGTGCCGACATTACGCTGGTTTCTCCGAAAGGCGGTCAACCACCGCTGGACCCGAAAAGCGATGAGCCCGACGCTCAGACCGAAGACACCAAGCGCTTCTCCAAAGATGCTGATGCACAGAAAGCCCTCGCTAACACCGGCCTTCTGTCTGGCGTCAATGCTGCCGATTTCGATGCCGTGCTCTATCCGGGCGGTCACGGCCCGCTGTGGGACCTGGCTGAAGACAAGCACTCCATCGCGCTGATCGAGGCCTTTGCCAAGGCAGACAAGCCACACGGGATGGTCTGTCATGCACCTGGCGTATTGCGTCACGTAAAAGCGCCGGACGGCCAGCCGCTGGTCAAGGGCCGCCGCGTCACAGGCTTCACCAACAGTGAAGAAGAAGCGGTCGGCCTGACCAAGGTCGTGCCTTTTCTGGTCGAAGACACGCTCAAACAACTGGGCGGTGACTATTCCAAGGGCGACGACTGGGGCGTCTACGTGCTGACCGACGGCAAACTGGTGACCGGCCAGAACCCGGCCAGCTCGGCGCAGGCCGCCAAAGACCTGATCACTCTGCTGAGCTGA
- a CDS encoding aldose 1-epimerase family protein produces MKSLPMLVGLGALTAASSVFAWDYVLLDTDKAAQNQQITSQQLGVKTDKPFTVTMRTLHGGRQEGVSIIDIDNGTMKLSVVPTRGMNVLQASVGDVRMGWDSPVKDVVNPAFIELNGRGGLGWLEGFNELVARCGYEWVGHPGMDNGELLTLHGRAANIPASKVTLQIDEKPPYAIRLKGELKEQAFKKVDFSVQTELVTEPGSTSFSLNDTLTNNGDYPKEYQALYHSNFSTPFLEQGARFEAPVKQVSPFNDKAKGDLGDWQTYRAPTPDYDETVYNIVPYGDAKGDTLTVLHNKAGSLGVSVGFNTKQLPVFSLWKNTDTKGQGYVTGLEPGTSFSYNRRFQRPLNLVPTIAPKEQRQFQISYSLLADKGAVDKALGQVKHIQDGRETEVRKEPLVDLTKEQ; encoded by the coding sequence ATGAAATCCCTTCCTATGCTCGTAGGCCTCGGTGCTCTTACAGCCGCTTCCAGTGTGTTTGCCTGGGATTACGTGCTGCTCGACACCGACAAGGCTGCGCAGAATCAGCAGATCACCAGTCAGCAACTGGGCGTCAAGACCGACAAGCCGTTCACTGTCACGATGCGTACGCTGCATGGCGGTCGTCAGGAGGGCGTGAGCATCATCGATATCGACAATGGCACGATGAAGCTGTCAGTCGTCCCGACCCGTGGCATGAATGTGCTGCAGGCGTCAGTCGGCGATGTGCGCATGGGCTGGGATTCGCCGGTCAAGGACGTGGTCAATCCGGCCTTCATCGAGCTCAATGGCCGCGGCGGCCTGGGCTGGCTGGAAGGTTTCAACGAGTTGGTGGCTCGCTGCGGCTACGAGTGGGTGGGCCATCCGGGGATGGACAACGGCGAGTTGCTGACCCTGCACGGCCGTGCCGCCAACATTCCGGCGAGCAAGGTGACACTGCAGATCGACGAAAAACCGCCGTACGCAATCCGCCTCAAGGGCGAATTGAAGGAGCAGGCGTTCAAGAAGGTCGACTTCTCGGTGCAGACCGAACTGGTCACCGAGCCAGGCAGCACAAGCTTTTCGCTCAACGATACACTGACCAACAATGGCGACTATCCGAAGGAATACCAGGCGCTGTACCACAGCAACTTCAGCACGCCGTTCCTTGAGCAAGGGGCGCGTTTCGAAGCGCCCGTCAAGCAGGTTTCGCCGTTCAACGACAAAGCCAAGGGTGATCTCGGCGACTGGCAGACCTACCGCGCGCCGACGCCGGATTACGACGAGACGGTCTACAACATCGTGCCCTACGGTGATGCCAAGGGTGACACGCTGACCGTGCTGCACAACAAGGCTGGCAGCCTGGGCGTGTCGGTCGGTTTCAATACCAAGCAGTTGCCGGTGTTCTCGCTGTGGAAAAACACCGACACCAAAGGCCAGGGCTACGTCACCGGGCTGGAACCGGGGACCAGCTTCTCCTATAACCGCCGATTCCAGCGCCCACTGAATCTGGTACCAACCATTGCCCCGAAAGAGCAACGTCAGTTCCAGATCAGTTACAGCCTGCTGGCTGACAAAGGCGCGGTCGACAAAGCCCTTGGACAGGTCAAGCACATTCAGGACGGTCGCGAGACCGAAGTGCGCAAAGAGCCGTTAGTGGACCTGACCAAAGAGCAATGA
- a CDS encoding sensor domain-containing diguanylate cyclase, whose translation MQRLFSISTRLAPSALSKALIGFIALVCLSLILATAWQMNQSKLERVATARIAVSNIVLAAEQQAQDTLQQADNTLRDLAERVEQDGAAGEQQSRLTRLMAQDLVNVKGLQGLFIYDAQGNWVANSFAKGVQTRNNEDRAYFIYHRDNPDPSIHVGSIVESRNTGDMVIPVSRRINAADGSFAGVALATVPVAYFQAFFQRMDVDDKGVIFLALNNGDLLARRPTLTALMTTNVAKGDIFTRYLPYSDSGTAVINSVVDGVERVYAYRRVSGLPIVAAAGISSQHVFAPWWAYAQRSMTITGIIILALVFLGVLLYRQIQQLITAEGELNIARNDLEIIAHTDSLTHLANRRCFDTALQQEWGRASRNDATIAIILLDIDWFKQYNDTYGHLQGDDSLRQVAGLIRDSLDRSGDMAARYGGEEFVILLPETDLAGALKLAEKIRSSIEASCIEHSSSPLGRLSISSGVVAINAAEKKDAHTAALKEADRLLYLAKTKGRNRVEGRLIQGGQADSHFARVSTASTR comes from the coding sequence ATGCAGCGGCTTTTCTCTATTTCGACGAGGCTTGCACCTTCGGCGCTCAGCAAGGCGTTGATCGGTTTCATTGCCCTGGTCTGTCTATCGTTGATCCTGGCCACCGCCTGGCAGATGAACCAATCCAAGCTCGAGCGCGTCGCCACTGCCAGGATTGCGGTGTCCAATATCGTGCTTGCTGCTGAACAGCAGGCTCAGGACACCCTGCAGCAGGCTGACAATACGCTGCGTGACCTTGCCGAGCGGGTTGAGCAAGATGGCGCCGCAGGCGAGCAGCAAAGCCGCTTGACCAGACTGATGGCTCAAGACCTGGTCAACGTCAAAGGGCTTCAGGGGCTGTTCATCTATGATGCTCAAGGCAACTGGGTCGCCAATTCCTTTGCCAAGGGCGTGCAGACCAGGAACAACGAAGACCGCGCCTACTTCATTTACCACCGCGACAACCCTGACCCGTCCATTCATGTAGGGTCCATTGTTGAAAGCCGCAATACAGGGGACATGGTCATCCCGGTCAGTCGGCGTATCAATGCGGCGGATGGCAGTTTTGCAGGCGTTGCACTCGCCACCGTGCCGGTGGCTTATTTCCAGGCGTTTTTCCAGCGTATGGATGTAGACGACAAGGGTGTGATCTTCCTCGCTCTGAATAATGGCGACCTGCTTGCGCGGCGACCCACATTAACCGCACTGATGACCACCAATGTAGCCAAGGGCGATATCTTCACTCGCTATCTACCGTACAGCGACAGCGGCACCGCAGTGATCAACTCCGTGGTGGATGGGGTGGAAAGGGTATACGCCTATCGGCGCGTGTCCGGATTGCCCATCGTCGCCGCTGCCGGTATCTCCAGTCAGCATGTGTTCGCGCCCTGGTGGGCCTATGCACAGCGGTCCATGACCATCACCGGCATCATTATCCTGGCGCTGGTCTTTCTGGGCGTGCTGTTGTACCGACAAATCCAGCAGTTGATCACGGCGGAGGGTGAACTGAATATCGCCAGGAACGACCTGGAGATCATCGCTCACACGGACAGCCTGACGCACCTGGCCAATCGACGTTGCTTCGATACGGCCTTGCAGCAGGAGTGGGGGCGGGCGAGCCGGAATGATGCAACCATCGCAATTATTTTGCTGGATATCGACTGGTTCAAACAATACAACGACACCTACGGCCATCTGCAGGGTGACGACTCCCTGAGGCAAGTGGCGGGGCTGATTCGCGACAGTCTTGACCGGTCCGGGGATATGGCAGCACGTTACGGCGGTGAAGAGTTTGTCATTCTGTTGCCTGAAACCGATCTGGCAGGGGCGCTGAAACTTGCGGAAAAAATCAGATCATCCATTGAAGCCAGTTGTATAGAGCACTCGTCCAGCCCGCTGGGCAGGCTGAGCATCAGCTCGGGCGTGGTGGCGATCAACGCAGCAGAGAAGAAGGATGCGCACACAGCTGCGCTGAAGGAAGCGGATCGACTTCTTTACCTGGCCAAAACCAAAGGGCGTAACCGTGTCGAAGGTCGCTTGATTCAAGGGGGGCAAGCAGATAGTCATTTTGCCAGGGTATCCACAGCGTCCACTCGATAG
- the hmgA gene encoding homogentisate 1,2-dioxygenase — protein MAIHSSSDALVYQSGFGNQFSSEALPGALPVGQNSPQKHPLGLYAEQFSGTAFTVARSEARRTWLYRIKPSAAHPRYQRMDRQIAGQEQGPINPNRLRWNAFDIPAAPTDFIDGLIPLASTSAAEQAEGVSVYLYTANTSMQRAFFSADGEWLVVPQQGRLRIVTELGLLDIEPLEIAVLPRGLKFCVQLLDSSARGYLCENHGCALRLPELGPIGSNGLANSRDFLTPVAWFEDSRQPIQLVQKFLGELWSAQLEHSPFDVVGWHGNNVPYKYDLRRFNTLGTVSYDHPDPSIFTVLTSPGAIHGQANIDFVIFPPRWMVAENTFRPPWFHRNLMNEFMGLIDGAYDAKAEGFMPGGASLHNCMSAHGPDNVTAEKAIAAELKPHRIDNTMAFMFETGKVLRPSRHALDCPQLQADYDACWKDMARTFTREPR, from the coding sequence ATGGCTATCCACTCCAGTTCCGACGCATTGGTTTATCAGTCGGGCTTCGGCAACCAGTTCAGCAGCGAGGCGCTGCCCGGTGCGCTGCCCGTTGGCCAGAATTCGCCGCAGAAGCATCCGCTGGGTCTGTATGCCGAGCAGTTCTCGGGCACCGCTTTTACGGTCGCGCGCAGTGAAGCCCGACGTACCTGGCTGTATCGGATCAAGCCATCGGCAGCCCATCCGCGTTATCAGCGCATGGATCGGCAGATCGCCGGTCAGGAGCAGGGGCCGATCAACCCCAATCGGTTGCGCTGGAATGCCTTCGACATCCCGGCGGCACCGACTGATTTCATCGACGGTCTCATCCCCCTCGCCAGCACCTCGGCGGCGGAGCAGGCCGAGGGTGTCAGCGTTTACCTGTACACCGCCAACACCTCCATGCAGCGAGCGTTCTTTAGTGCGGATGGAGAATGGCTGGTGGTGCCGCAGCAGGGCCGACTCAGAATCGTCACCGAACTGGGCTTGCTGGACATCGAACCTCTGGAAATCGCTGTCTTGCCGCGAGGTTTGAAGTTCTGCGTCCAACTGCTCGACAGCAGCGCTCGTGGGTACCTCTGCGAGAATCACGGTTGCGCCTTGCGCCTCCCGGAACTGGGCCCGATCGGCAGCAACGGGCTGGCTAATTCACGTGATTTTCTGACCCCGGTCGCCTGGTTCGAAGACAGTCGCCAGCCAATACAACTGGTGCAGAAGTTCCTCGGCGAACTGTGGTCGGCGCAACTGGAGCATTCACCGTTCGACGTGGTGGGCTGGCACGGCAACAACGTTCCGTACAAATACGACCTGCGGCGTTTCAACACCCTCGGTACGGTCAGCTACGATCACCCGGACCCGTCGATTTTCACCGTGCTGACCTCACCGGGGGCTATTCACGGCCAGGCCAATATCGATTTCGTGATTTTTCCGCCGCGCTGGATGGTGGCGGAAAACACCTTCCGCCCGCCGTGGTTCCACCGCAACCTGATGAATGAATTCATGGGCCTGATCGACGGCGCGTACGATGCCAAAGCCGAAGGCTTCATGCCGGGTGGCGCTTCGCTGCACAATTGCATGAGTGCGCATGGCCCCGATAATGTCACCGCCGAAAAGGCCATTGCCGCCGAGCTGAAACCGCACAGGATCGACAACACCATGGCCTTCATGTTCGAGACCGGCAAGGTGTTGCGCCCCAGTCGTCACGCGCTCGACTGCCCGCAACTGCAAGCCGATTACGATGCCTGCTGGAAGGACATGGCCAGAACGTTCACCAGGGAGCCACGCTGA
- a CDS encoding LysR family transcriptional regulator has translation MLNSNALRKLDMQDLMVFVSVYEQRNLTLVAEALHVSQSTVSYCLKKLRANFEDDLFICTRNGMRPTRKALAMHDHVQQILRSVNLCHNGLDLFDPTRAQTTFTVCAPEYFELLVLPHLLRDFAAAGCSVTVNVQKLEKQLPAEQLNDGLFDLALCFGPGFHRVPDSLISQVLMEDDLVCVMDSRFAPLSALIDLQTFIQHRHVYPTPWTSDTNMVDGWLQRQGLERNIVARANSYRAALQLLEGTDFMLVLPRRIQTLLGNELWISVFELPPDLPGFSLDMLWSAQADRDEASGWLREQVVKVCAERGLL, from the coding sequence ATGCTTAACAGTAATGCCCTGAGAAAGCTGGACATGCAGGACCTGATGGTCTTTGTCTCGGTGTATGAGCAGCGCAACCTGACCCTGGTCGCGGAAGCGTTGCATGTCAGCCAGTCGACGGTCAGTTACTGCCTGAAAAAGCTGCGTGCGAACTTCGAGGACGATCTGTTCATCTGCACCCGCAACGGCATGCGTCCGACCCGCAAGGCGCTGGCCATGCACGACCATGTGCAGCAGATTCTCCGCTCGGTCAATCTGTGCCATAACGGCCTCGACCTGTTCGACCCGACTCGTGCACAGACCACCTTCACGGTCTGTGCCCCTGAGTATTTCGAGCTGCTGGTATTGCCGCATCTGCTGCGTGACTTCGCTGCCGCCGGTTGCTCGGTGACGGTCAATGTGCAAAAGCTTGAAAAGCAGTTGCCTGCCGAGCAATTGAACGATGGCCTGTTTGACCTTGCCCTGTGCTTCGGGCCTGGTTTTCACCGAGTCCCGGACAGCCTGATTTCGCAGGTGTTGATGGAGGATGATCTGGTGTGCGTCATGGACTCCAGGTTCGCGCCGCTCAGCGCCCTGATCGACCTGCAAACCTTTATCCAGCACCGCCATGTCTACCCGACGCCGTGGACGTCCGATACCAACATGGTGGATGGCTGGCTGCAGCGGCAGGGGCTTGAGCGCAATATCGTCGCACGGGCCAATAGCTACCGCGCAGCCTTGCAGTTGCTGGAAGGCACGGATTTCATGCTGGTGCTGCCACGCCGTATTCAAACGCTGCTGGGTAATGAACTGTGGATTTCCGTATTCGAACTGCCGCCTGACCTGCCTGGCTTCAGTCTGGACATGCTATGGAGCGCCCAGGCGGATCGAGACGAAGCCAGTGGCTGGCTGCGTGAACAAGTCGTGAAGGTGTGTGCCGAACGCGGCTTGCTCTGA
- the fahA gene encoding fumarylacetoacetase, with the protein MTTALNRRSWVESANGHADFPLQNLPIGVFSHGQTAPRGGVAIGDRIFDLRVATESGVFQGQAAEVAEIASRDQLNDFLALGAAARRALRAALLQLLDEDSPQRNRLQAVGGLLLPMSECTLHMPARVGDYSDFYVGIHHALNVGKLFRPDNPLLPNYKYVPIGYHGRASTLCPSGTTVRRPNGQTLVPGQEVPVFGPCKRLDYELELGVWIGPGNAQGEAIGIDQAAEHIAGLCLLNDWSARDIQAWEYQPLGPFLSKSFATTISPWVVTAEALEPFRRAQPPRPEGDPQPLAYLLDDHDQQRGALDIELEVLLLTAQMKADGLAPHRLGLSNALNMYWTVAQMVAHHSVNGCKLQSGDLLGTGTLSGPQEGQYGSLLEMTAGGKQPVNLPNGETRMFLQRGDEVILRARCHREGHVSIGFGECRGVVLD; encoded by the coding sequence ATGACTACCGCGCTCAATCGTCGCAGCTGGGTCGAATCTGCCAACGGGCATGCCGATTTCCCCTTGCAGAACCTGCCGATTGGCGTGTTCAGCCATGGCCAGACCGCTCCGCGTGGTGGGGTGGCCATCGGCGACAGGATTTTCGATCTGCGCGTGGCAACAGAGTCCGGGGTGTTTCAGGGGCAGGCCGCCGAAGTAGCTGAAATTGCCAGCCGCGACCAGCTCAATGATTTTCTTGCGCTGGGTGCCGCTGCCCGACGGGCGTTGCGCGCCGCCTTGTTGCAGTTGCTCGATGAAGACAGCCCGCAGCGCAACAGGCTGCAGGCTGTTGGCGGTTTGTTGCTGCCGATGAGCGAGTGCACGTTGCACATGCCGGCTCGGGTGGGTGATTACTCGGACTTTTACGTCGGTATTCATCATGCACTGAATGTCGGCAAGCTGTTCCGCCCGGACAACCCACTGCTGCCCAACTACAAATACGTGCCTATCGGCTATCACGGCAGAGCGTCGACCTTGTGTCCCTCCGGTACGACGGTGCGGCGGCCCAACGGGCAAACCCTGGTGCCAGGCCAGGAGGTTCCCGTTTTCGGTCCCTGCAAACGCCTCGATTACGAGCTGGAGTTGGGGGTCTGGATCGGGCCGGGGAATGCCCAGGGCGAGGCCATCGGGATCGATCAGGCTGCCGAACACATCGCCGGGTTGTGCCTGCTCAACGACTGGTCGGCGCGTGACATACAGGCATGGGAATACCAACCATTGGGACCGTTTCTGTCCAAGAGCTTTGCCACGACGATCTCGCCCTGGGTGGTAACCGCCGAAGCACTTGAGCCGTTTCGTCGCGCGCAACCGCCGCGTCCGGAAGGCGATCCGCAACCGTTGGCGTATCTGCTGGATGACCACGATCAGCAGCGCGGGGCGCTGGATATCGAGCTGGAAGTGCTGCTGCTGACTGCACAGATGAAAGCCGACGGGCTGGCGCCTCATCGGTTAGGTCTGAGCAACGCGCTGAACATGTACTGGACAGTGGCGCAGATGGTTGCGCATCACAGCGTCAACGGCTGCAAGTTGCAATCGGGAGACCTGCTCGGCACCGGTACGTTGTCCGGCCCCCAGGAAGGTCAGTACGGCAGCCTGCTGGAGATGACCGCAGGCGGCAAGCAACCGGTGAACTTGCCCAATGGCGAAACGCGAATGTTCCTGCAGCGGGGCGACGAGGTGATTCTGCGTGCCCGTTGTCATCGCGAAGGGCACGTCTCGATTGGCTTCGGCGAGTGCCGGGGCGTTGTGCTCGACTGA
- a CDS encoding cyanate transporter, which yields MQMRGSAVQNMGLMISVLLVALNLRPSMAAVGPLLVAIRLDVPLGFGTASLLTMLPVMAMGLAMFFGMGIARYLGSYRSIMLSLALIGLATVARLFLDSAAELILSAVLAGLGIALIQALMPALIKSRFKANVSLCMGFYVTAIMGGAALAASFSPLVMSSSGSWRVGLAVWSLMALLALYFWWAQRHVLRSDASTAAGLRQTFFHTPRAWMLGIFFGLGTASYTCVLAWLAPYYLENGWSEQSAGLLLGFLTLMEVVSGLLAPALANRSRDKRVALVVLLTLMTTGFAGLILMPQQLGLLWTCLLGLGIGGLFPLSLIVSMDHFDDPQQAGGLTAFVQGVGYLIASLSPLLAGVIRDLTGSFEGAWWALMALVAIMLLMVVRLDPRRYADHLRNALDEPVITGREAA from the coding sequence ATGCAGATGCGTGGTTCGGCGGTTCAGAATATGGGGTTGATGATCAGTGTCCTGTTGGTGGCGCTGAACCTGCGCCCGTCGATGGCTGCGGTCGGTCCATTGCTGGTGGCGATTCGGCTGGACGTTCCGCTCGGTTTCGGAACGGCGTCGTTGCTGACCATGCTGCCGGTCATGGCCATGGGACTGGCAATGTTTTTCGGCATGGGCATCGCTCGTTACCTGGGGTCGTATCGCAGCATCATGCTTTCACTGGCATTAATCGGTTTGGCAACCGTGGCGCGTCTGTTTCTCGATTCTGCTGCCGAACTGATCCTCAGCGCTGTGCTGGCGGGGCTGGGTATCGCCTTGATTCAGGCGCTGATGCCTGCGTTGATCAAATCGCGTTTCAAGGCCAACGTGTCCTTGTGCATGGGATTTTATGTGACCGCGATTATGGGTGGTGCCGCGCTGGCCGCCTCATTCAGCCCTCTGGTGATGAGTAGCAGCGGCAGTTGGCGCGTCGGCCTGGCGGTCTGGTCACTAATGGCTTTGCTGGCATTGTATTTCTGGTGGGCCCAGCGGCACGTATTGCGCTCCGACGCGTCAACCGCTGCAGGTCTGCGGCAGACTTTCTTCCACACGCCCAGGGCCTGGATGCTGGGAATTTTCTTCGGCCTTGGCACGGCGTCCTATACCTGCGTGTTGGCCTGGCTGGCGCCGTATTATCTGGAGAATGGCTGGAGTGAGCAGAGTGCAGGGCTGCTGCTGGGCTTTCTGACCCTGATGGAGGTCGTATCGGGTCTGCTGGCTCCGGCGCTGGCCAACCGCAGTCGCGATAAGCGCGTGGCGCTGGTTGTACTGCTGACGTTGATGACGACTGGCTTTGCCGGGCTGATTCTGATGCCGCAACAGCTGGGCCTGCTGTGGACATGCCTGCTGGGGTTGGGGATTGGCGGTCTTTTTCCGCTGAGCCTGATCGTGTCCATGGATCATTTCGATGATCCACAGCAGGCGGGTGGCCTGACGGCATTCGTGCAGGGCGTGGGTTATCTGATCGCCAGCCTGTCGCCGCTGCTTGCCGGCGTCATTCGTGACCTGACGGGCAGTTTTGAGGGGGCGTGGTGGGCACTGATGGCGTTGGTCGCGATCATGCTGTTGATGGTGGTGCGACTCGACCCCCGACGTTATGCTGATCATCTGCGCAACGCACTCGACGAACCTGTCATCACTGGCAGGGAGGCGGCATGA
- a CDS encoding IclR family transcriptional regulator: MTQQTESPAGGRPQKVQAAEVGLGVLKALAELSPATSLSRLAEHLGMPASKVHRYLQALIASGFAEQDAVNNHYGLGREALQVGLASLGKLDVLKVSAPWLASLRDELNQTCFLAVWGNKGPTVVYVEPSMGAVTLVTQIGSVLPLLGSSTGLVFDSFLNGRETAALREQEVPLLSASQLREVEQHVEQIRTTGVHQIQGLLMPGINAASSPLFAMGNKLVGVITVVGPGSVLNNETQSLAARRLLQTAVTISERMGGSRPSD, encoded by the coding sequence ATGACCCAGCAAACCGAAAGCCCCGCAGGCGGACGTCCGCAAAAGGTCCAGGCCGCCGAAGTCGGGCTGGGCGTGCTCAAGGCGCTCGCTGAACTCTCCCCTGCCACGTCCCTGTCGAGACTGGCCGAACACCTGGGCATGCCCGCCAGCAAGGTCCATCGTTATCTGCAGGCGCTGATTGCCAGTGGCTTTGCCGAACAGGATGCTGTCAACAATCACTATGGGCTGGGGCGCGAGGCGTTGCAGGTCGGGCTGGCCTCGCTCGGCAAGCTGGATGTCCTCAAGGTGTCGGCCCCCTGGCTGGCCAGCTTGCGCGACGAGTTGAATCAGACCTGCTTTCTGGCGGTATGGGGCAACAAGGGGCCGACCGTGGTGTACGTCGAGCCCTCGATGGGTGCGGTGACGCTGGTCACGCAGATCGGTTCGGTGCTGCCGCTGCTTGGCTCGTCCACCGGCCTGGTGTTCGACAGTTTTCTGAACGGGCGCGAAACCGCTGCGCTTCGCGAGCAGGAAGTGCCGTTGCTGAGCGCCAGCCAGTTGCGTGAGGTCGAGCAGCATGTCGAGCAGATTCGCACCACTGGCGTGCACCAGATTCAGGGCTTGCTGATGCCGGGTATCAACGCCGCCTCGTCACCGCTATTCGCCATGGGTAACAAGCTGGTGGGCGTGATCACGGTCGTCGGACCGGGATCGGTGTTGAACAACGAGACGCAGAGTCTGGCGGCCAGAAGGCTTTTGCAAACGGCGGTGACAATCAGCGAGCGCATGGGCGGCAGCCGTCCGTCAGACTGA